CCAGGATTCGAATAAAGGCTGGTTGACTAAGAAAAAAAGGGGTGGTTTCTCCGCCCCTTTTTGCTGCCACAGACTTCCTGTTCCTGAAATCTACGTAAAAAATAGCTCATATTCATGACCATGGAAGGTTACGGTGCGAATTGTCAGTTTCAGGCAGAAATCGGAGGTTTATTTGGAAAAATATGGTGTTTCGGAGAAATTGCCGGAATGGCTTGAAATCAAGATTCCTATTGCTTTCACGGAACTCTTGACATAGACCGCTATCTCTATTGATTACAGTGCTTTCTGATGAGTCTTAATGTACAGATAATTTCCTAAGGATTCCAGGTATTTCCGAGGGTGAATTAACGGAAAAATCGGCCTTATCCATTTCTTCCTGTTTTCCGTATCCGTATACGCAGCCTATTGAAGGAATTCCGTTCTCGTGCGCGGCTTCAATGTCGTGATACCTGTCACCTATCATAACTGCCAGATGGCTTTCTGTTCTTTGCAGAATCTCTTTTACCCTGTTTGTTTTTGAAGCAAGACCATCACGACCAAGCAGAATGGAGAACATACTGCGGATACCGAGTGAATCTGTTACAAGTTCGATATATTTCATCCCGGCGTTGGAGCAGATGGCAAGGGTGTAGCCAAGTTCGGATATTTCCTGAAGCATTCGATGTATTCCGGGATAAAGCTCCCCGCTTTCGGGTAGCGTGATCTTCTGATGCTTCCGAATGCCATCGCGAAAAGCCGCGCAATTCTCTTCACTGTCATCAATGAGCTTTCTGCAGAAAACTTCCAGCGGTTCTCCGTACAGGGCGTTGATATCCTCCGCGGCTGCGGGAGGAAAGCCGAGATCCGTTATTGCCATATTGATGGCGGGAACGAGAGCTTTCTCCGTATAGTGAAGAGTTCCGTCCAGATCGAAGATAGCAACATTGCAGCTTTCCATGAATACACCTTTCCCTGTTACAGATTAGCGGAGAATATATGAAAAACTGCGAATGATTAAAGAATTCATTATTTTCGAGCTTACGAAAAATTAATCTTACTCGGAATGGAATTGAAATATGAAAGCT
This is a stretch of genomic DNA from Candidatus Aegiribacteria sp.. It encodes these proteins:
- a CDS encoding HAD family hydrolase → MESCNVAIFDLDGTLHYTEKALVPAINMAITDLGFPPAAAEDINALYGEPLEVFCRKLIDDSEENCAAFRDGIRKHQKITLPESGELYPGIHRMLQEISELGYTLAICSNAGMKYIELVTDSLGIRSMFSILLGRDGLASKTNRVKEILQRTESHLAVMIGDRYHDIEAAHENGIPSIGCVYGYGKQEEMDKADFSVNSPSEIPGILRKLSVH